In Mycolicibacter virginiensis, the DNA window TCCGGGAAATGTGATCAGCACCAACACCAGTGGCACGATCAAGGTCCAGTCCTGGTGCCATGAGACGGCCAGCACCATCAAGGTGGCCACGGCGCCGACACCGGCGAATTCCAGACCCACCAAGCGCCGCCGGGGCGCACCTCGCGACGCCATCCACACTCCCGGCGCGAACACCCCGGCCTGCAGCGCCAGCGCAGCCAGCTCGCCGGGGCTCATCGCTGCACCGCCTCCTCCAGCCTCCCCGGACGTTGCCCCACCCGGTGTACCCGCACCGAGTGCGCGGCCGCGTCGAGCACGACGGTGCCGGGGGTGGTGGCCAACGCCATGGTTGCGGCGGTACTGCGGGCGGCCGCCACCGCCGCCGGTTCCCC includes these proteins:
- a CDS encoding MrpF/PhaF family protein codes for the protein MSPGELAALALQAGVFAPGVWMASRGAPRRRLVGLEFAGVGAVATLMVLAVSWHQDWTLIVPLVLVLITFPGTLVYTRLLASKP